The window GGCCTGAACAGGCAAAGAGGGCCCGATGGCCGTCAAAATGCCCGCCAACAGGCCGAAAAACGCCATGCCCCGGCACGATCCATATCTTTCCTGCCGTTGTGCCGTCATAGTTGATACCGATAACATCCGAGTCGAGGGGACACTGGGCGCAACCTAGAGCCGTGCCTGTTGGCATCAGGTTAAAGGGCAACGCCCGGATTTCGATAGCAGGGGTTCTTAATGACTTTCGCATCACGCCTTGCCGCGGTCGCGTTTGCCGCGCTGATGTGCTGGAGCGCAGGGGCGTCCGCGCAGCAGCCCCCACCACCGCAATATCCACCGCCGCAGCGTGAGCCGACACCGTATACTTACGGGCCCGACGAGCTGGTGGGCGCCGGACACAAGTTCTTCGGCAACGTCTCGCGCGGGCTCGCCTCGGTTATCGAGCGCGCGGTCAGCCAATGGGGCCTGCCCAACGGTTACGTGCTCGGCGAGGAAGGCTCCGGTGCTTTCGTGGCCGGGCTGCGCTATGGCGAAGGCACGCTCTACACCAAGAACGCCGGCGACCTCCGGGTCTATTGGCAGGGTCCTTCGGTCGGCTTCGACTGGGGCGGCGACGGCGCCCGCACCATGACGCTGGTCTACAACCTGCCCTCGACGCAGGCGATCTATCAACGCTTCGTCGGCATCGACGGCTCGGCCTATATCGTCGGCGGCTTCGGCATGACGGCGCTGACCGCCAACAACATCGTGCTGGTGCCGATTCGCTCCGGCATCGGCTTGCGGCTCGGTGCCAGCGTCGGCTACCTCAAATTCACCCCGCGCGCGACCTGGAACCCGTTCTAGGTCTTGGGCCCGGACGGGTGATCCGACACGGTTAGCGATTCAGGTTAACGCGGCAAACGGGCTGGCCTTTGGCCGGCCCGCCGTGGCATTGTGATTAACAAATTCCTTCCTTCTTTGGAGTGACCCTTCATGATCGAGCCGATCATGTACGCGGCGATCGGTTTCCTGATCTCGATGCTGTGCGGCCTGATGATCGTTCCGCTGGTGCATAACCGGGCGGTGCGGCTGACCACGCGCCGCATGGAAGCGGCCACCCCGCTGTCGATGGCCGAGATCCAGGCCGACAAGGACCAGCTCCGCGCCGAGTTCGCCATGTCGGCCCGCCGGCTCGAGATGAGCGTCGACCAGCTCAAGAGCAAGACCACGAGCCAGCTCGCCGAGCTCGGCAAGAAGACCGATGCGATCAACCGCATGAAGATCGAGCTCGGCGAGAAGAACGCCGCGATCTTCGCGCTGGAGGCGCGCGAGAAGGCGATGAAGGAGCAGCTTCGCGCCACCGAGGAAGAGTTTTCCGCCAAGACCGCGCTGTTGCGCAACGCCGAGCAGGCGCTGACCGACAAGCAAAGCGAGCTTGGCAAGATCAACGCCGAGCTCAGCGACCGCTCGATGACGGCGGACAGCCGCCAGATCGAACTGGTCGCGGTGCGGACCCAGGTCGAGGAGCTGAAGAACCGTGTCGGCGATGCCGCCAGGGAGTTTGCCGCAACCGAAGCCCGCCTCGCCCAGGAGCGCAACCAGTCGGAAACCGCAACGCGCGAGCTCACCGACGCGCGCGGCCGGGTCGAGAACCTGAGCCAGCGGGTCACCGATCTCGACCGCCAGCTGATCGTCCAGGTCAAGGAAGCCGAGATGCTCGGCAACCGCGTCACCGACCTCGAGTCCCGGCTTGCGACCCAGGGCAAGCTGCTTGCCGAACGCGAATTCGAGAACGGCCAGCTCAAGCAGGCCAACGCCGCCGCCGAGCGGACGGTGCAGGAGCTGCGCGAGGAGATCGCTGCGACAAGCGGCGGCAAATCGTCCGTGCTCGAGAAGCTGCGCCAGGAGAAGGCGGCGGTCGAGGAGCAGCTGCGCATCGCCCGCGACGATCGCGGCAAGCTGCAGCGCGACATCAACGCGATCCAGCAGCAGGCCGAAAGCTCCTGGGCCACCGAGCGGATGGAGAACGCGCTGCTGCGCGAGCGCATCAACGACATCGCCGCCGAGGTAGCCAAGCTCGCGATCCAGCTCGAGGGCCCCAATTCGGCGATCGAGGCGATGCTGGCGGCGGAGCCGACCGTGCCGGCCAAGGCGGCCGCCAAACCCGCCAACGGTGCCGCAAATGGCGTCCCGCCGGGCAGCGGGATGCCCGAAGGCGGCGGCACGCTTGCCGAGCGCATCCGGGCGCTGCAGTCGCACGCCTCCCGCGCCCGCCAGCAAGGCGCCTGATTCCCGCAGGGTTTGGCTTGACACCCCTACCCGGCACTTCGTAAATCGCACGCTCTGACGAAGCGCCACCATCGACCGGCCGCCGACCAGCAGCCATTGGCACGTCACATCCCGGACGCATAGCTCAGCGGGAGAGCGTTCCCTTCACACGGGAGAGGTCCAAGGTTCGATCCCTTGTGCGTCCACCATTAATCCAATGAAATCAATAAGTTCTTTGGACGATTCCTTTCTGCGTGCCCCGAAATGGTTGGGGCACGATCGGGGCACTTCCTGCTGCTATATGCTGGTTCAGATCTGGGACCCCTCGTCGACCACGAAGCGGCGGGCTGAAGGCGCCGACCTTAAGGAATTATCCCGCCTAGCCGCCGTCGTGCCGGGCCAGAAACGGCAACCAGTGAGACAGAGGTGAGGGCAAGTGCGGTGCCCCTGCCGATTCAGCGAACCGTACCCTTCTGGCGGTGGCTCTAGTCGGCATGCGAATAGGAGCCCTCGCGCACCCGTTATCTTCGACGCGTCACTCCGAGAAGTATTCTTGCTCGAATCGATTGAAGCTTACAGGCTTCGAAATCCATTTGAGCGTCCTTCCTGCGAGTTCCGCAAGCGTCCCTGATGCAAACTTGATCATCGCCTTCCCGGACGCATCCTGTCCGAGAGGCTTACCGTCCTTCACGACGATCAACCCACTGCCCTCAAGTAGCTGACCGACGGCAAGCCCTCCGGGAGTTCGATGCGTAGTAGAAGCAGCCAAGAACGTCGATTTAGGTCCTTGCCATTCGACCACGGCATTTCCTGAGAGTGTGGCACCTTTCAGCAAGCCGTCCACGCCCACGCAGGAATACTGAATGCTCTGGATCGTGTGATCGGGGCGATCTCCGACTGGCTCTGGGACACTTGGGCCGACCACGCTGCATTCATACCGACCGACCATGTCCGCAAAAGTCACCCCGGTTGAGCTGATCACGCCTATCGCGGAGTACACAACCAAACCAATAGCGCGCCTCTTCATTGCCGTTCTCCTGTGATTGCCGGCCAGAAAGCTAGAGGGCGCGTCCGTGTTAAGGTTGATTCAGATCAACACGACAACTCAGTGGTGGAGGGCGGATAGGCATGGCCTTCATTTCATACCGCTTAAGCTGCAATGATGAGACCATAAAACCTCGGCGGAGATTTCTGCAGCGAGATCGATTGGCACCGGAATTGACTTGAACATCAACGCCCCATCAGCGCTCAATTTCAGGTCGCGGATCGGGCGAGATCGCGTCTTCCTCGGGCAGACTCGTGGGTGCACGGCTTCGGGCGGCGAATGACCATAACTCCGCGGTCAGTGGCGCTTCTCCGCTGCGAACGTCCTGCCTTCCAGACACTCGCCTGCTGTTCAAGTCTTCTAACCCACGCCTCATCTACGGCTTGTTGAACATGAGGCGGCACAATCTCTTGCATCACAATCTCCGCGGATGAGCTTAAGTTACAATCTGCCGGGCACAGTCATTCAGAGTCATTACGACACCCACGACAGAACCACTGGCGCCTTTCTTGTCCCGGCCGGTATCGGCCCCTTAGGCACACCAACAATGATTGGAGCCACAGCAGCACCCGCTTCGGGGATGCCAAGCTCGCGCTTCACGTCGGGGGTATTCAAGACAGCGACAGCGAACCCAATGCAGCAGGTGCCCAAGCCTCTTGCCGTGGCGGCAAGCATAAGGTTTTCCGCTGCAAGCCAGCAGTCGGCCTCCACGAAAGGACCACGTGCCTTGCAACCAATGACGACGAGCGTCCCCGCATCATAGAAGATGTTGAAGTTGGGATCGGAAAGCACGGCAAGAGCCTGCGGTTCAGCCGCGCGGAAGAAGGACGTTGCCTCTTGCTGCGCAAGCAACAGGGATTTTGCCCGATCCGAATACTGCCGCAGACGTTCCTTGTTCTGGATCACAACGAACGCCCAAGGCTCACGATGAACCGCCGTCGGCGCATGCACCGCGGCGTCGAGCAGTTGCTCTATCGTAGCTTTCTCGATCTTCTCGGCGGTGTAACCTCGTACCGCTCGACGCTGATAGATGGCACTGAGCGTATCTAATTTTGTTTCAGCGAGCATTTCTGGCACCTCTTGTGATGATCGCTTATGAAGATCCACGTCGTGGACGAGCGGCCGAATCAGTTGCCAATACTCGCCGTAACTAGTGTAACGTTCTATGTTGCGGCTCCATTTGCTCGCGATAATATTTGAAGCGCGGCTTCAAGGCGTTCGTTGATCAAGAGCGACATGCTCCGCGAGCGTCGCCGCTGCACTCATCAATCAGGCAATCTATCATGATCGTCTCTCCAGCGAGTTCGTCCATCAATTGTGCGACCGCTATCGGAAGGCGCGAACGCATCACCACAAGACACCGAGTTCGTCAGGTCAGGCAGGCGAGATAGATGACCGCGATACTGAGGGCGGTTGCAATCGACCAGAGCGCGGGGTCAAAGGGCTCGACAACGACCTGAGTTTTCATTTTGGTCCTTGGCATGGAATTCCTCCGGACTACCGAGCGACAATTGCCGTCGAGCTGCTCATGCTCATCGGCTTTCCAAGTTTGAGTACTGCGGTTCTCTCCGTCGGAACGGACTGCGTGTAGGCACTGAGGTCTAGGGTAAGGCCGCAAACAACCGCTACCGCCATTCCGGCGACGACTACGACTTTGAGGTGCGTTGCGCGGTCGGCGCTGTGAATCGAATGGTTCATTGAAACCTCCGAACCTTCTATGGTCTTCCGGAGTGTTAACGAAAGCCCGTCGCGCCGCCATTGCGCGTCTTGCCGTAGGGTAAGTTCCTTACGTAGTTCGACGGAGTTCGGTCTCGACGCCCTGCCGGCGCTGAGGAGCGCTCTTCTAGTTCGCCCTGCAATTTACAGAACCTGGCTCAACAACACCGCAGGGAAACCATGGGTGCCGGCGTCTTCGTCTTGATTCCAATCAACGTGCAGCAAAGCTCCCGTGTCATGTTTTGTTAACAAACAGACGAGGTGCGACATGAGGTGCGTTGTGACTTTGAAGAACGGCGGCGCGATGGAGCGGGCCGTGGAGGCGCTGGCGAAATACAAATACGCCGCAGGGAGCGATCCGGTCGCGCCCGAGGGACATCCAAGAGAGTGGAAGCGATGGCTCCTCGAGATCAATTCGGCGGAGTTCGAGGCAATCCGCGACCACGTCAACGACGGCGACATTGTCGACATCAAGCCCGTCAACGAGACGGTGAGTTCTGATCTGCACTAGGTTCGGCCGTCGCCGAATTGGGGTGACGTAACGACTTGCGCCGGTCGCGGCTCGTGTCATTTCAGACCTGGAGCTCAGAGCTCACCGGAAGTTGATGGTGAGGGTTCAGACAGAGGAGTCAGCTCCATGAACTATTGAGCTGCGTCAATGGCTTCGATTGCGCACGTGCGATTGAGGCTAGGCTCAGGATTTTAGGCATAACTATGGACCAGCAGGACGTCGTCACCACGGGAGCACGCGCTTCCGTAGCGGCCAAGACACCGACGGTTGTCGCTCCGACGGATACGCATCTGCCGGTGCCCGTATCTCCACGAAACGTTCGGCGGACGTGGCCTACCATGCTGTCCGTCCTTATCGCGCTGCTCCTTGCGGGCGGAGGCGGCTATTATTGGTGGAAGCAGATGCATCCGCCGCTGCCTGTCGGGATAAGCTTTGGCAATGGCCGCATCGAAGCTGACGAGATCGATATCGCCACCAAATACGCAGGTCGCGTCTCGGAACTGTTGGCCGATATCGGCGATGCGGTTTCCCCCGGACAGGCGGTTGCCCGGATGGATACAAGGGACATAGAGCAGTCTCTTTCGAAGTCCGAAGCACAGGCGCGAGAGGCGCAGCATGCCGTTGAAGAAGCCCAGGCCACCCTTGTCCAGCAACAGACCCAGCAGACCCTAGCCGAGCACGAAATCGAGCGGACGCGGCAACTAGTGAAGAATGGCTGGGCGACCAGAGAGTTGATGGATCAACGGCAGCAGCAACTCGATGCCGCCAACGCAGGTCTTGCCGCCGCCCGGGCAAGAGTCCTGCAAGTTCAACACGCGCTCGACGCCGCACAGCATGACGCCGGCTTTTACAGGGTGCAGATCGCGGACAACACGCTGATCGCGCCCAAAGCGGGCCGCATCCAGTATCGCCTCACCAACATCGGCGAAGTGCTCCCTGCCGGCGGCAAAGTCCTCACGATGCTGGATCTCTCCTACGTCTACATGGATATCTACCTGCCGACGACAGAAGCGGGCAAGGTCAAGATCGGCGCCGACGCCCGCATCGTGCTCGACGCCTACCCTGACCATCCTATTCCGGCAAAAGTCTCCTTTGTCGCGAGCCAATCGCAGTTCACGCCGAAAACCGTTGAAACCCAGAGCGAGCGCGACAAGCTGATGTTTCGTGTCCGGGTGCGGATTGATCAACAACGTCTGCTTGAGCATGCGGACGCTATCAGAAGCGGGTTGCCCGGGGTCACTTATGTGCGTTGGGATTCGTCGACCAGCTGGCCGAAGCAGCTGGAATCCACTCCATGAGCACTGCCGATGATGCGGTCGCTTCCGTCAGGGGCGTTTCCCATTATTACCGCAGGGTGACCGCGCTCGACCACGTTTCGATCGAAATTCCCGCTGGCAGCTTGGTCGGCCTGATCGGTCCTGACGGGGTCGGGAAGTCGACACTCCTGGCCATCCTCGCAGGTGCACGCCGGATCCAGGAGGGCAAAGTCATTGTCCTCGATGAGGATATTGCGAATACCACCGCGCGCGCCTTGATGTGCCCTCGTGTCGCGTACATGCCGCAGGGACTGGGCAAAAATCTCTATCCCGATCTCAGCGTACGCGAGAATATCGAATTCTTCGCGCGACTGTTCGGTCATTCGCGTGCAGAGCGCGAGTGGCGGATCGATGAGCTCTTGAAGAGCACGGCTCTTGCGCCCTTTGCCGATCGCCCGGCCAAGAAGCTGTCTGGTGGCATGCGCCAGAAGCTCGGTCTCTGCTGCTCGCTCATCCACGACCCGGATCTGCTGATCCTCGACGAGCCCACGACGGGCGTTGATCCTCTTTCGCGTCGGCAGTTCTGGGATTTGATCGATCGCTTGCGGGCGCGGAAGTCCGGAATGAGCGTCATCGTTGCAACGGCCTACATGGAGGAAGCCGAGCGTTTCGACTGGCTGATCGCCATGGATGACGGAAAGGTGCTGGCAACCGGTTCGCCATCCGAACTGAGGCGCCAAACAGGCACGAGTTCCATCGAAAATGCCTTCGTAGCCCTGCTTTCAGAGCGACCGAATGGTGCCCGATCGAAGCAGCCGATTGAGCCGCCGCACGACAATCAAAGACAGACCGTCATCGTTGCAAGAGGGTTGACCTGCCGATTCGGCGACTTCACGGCCGTCGATCAGGTAAGCTTCACGATCAAGCAGGGAGAGATTTTCGGATTTGTCGGCTCGAATGGATCGGGCAAGACAACAACTATGAAGATGCTGACCGGGCTTCTGCCGCCGACCGAAGGCGAGGCACTGATTTTCGGCAAGCAGCTAGAGGCCGGCAACTTCGAAGCCCGCCGCCGCGTCGGTTACATGTCACAATCGTTTTCCCTCTACGGCGAGTTGACAGTCCGTCAAAATCTGGCGTTACACGCCCGCCTTTTCCATCTCCCGCCCGATTTTGCGGAGGAGCGGATCAGCGAACTCGTGGACAAGTGCGGCCTCGCCGGTTACCTCGACAACCTCGCGTCCGCCCTGCCCCTCGGGATCAGACAGCGTCTCTCGCTTGCAGTTGCCATCGTTCACAAGCCGGATCTGCTCATTCTTGACGAACCCACATCGGGGGTCGATCCCTTGGCGCGCGATCAGTTCTGGGACCTATTGACAGACCTGTCGCGCAACCAGGGCATGACCATTTTCGTGTCCACTCATTTCATGAACGAAGCCTCGCGCTGCGATCGGCTTTCGCTGATGCATGAAGGTCGCGTGCTGGCCACCGACACCCCTTCTGAACTCATTCGGGCCAAAGGCGCAATGACGTTGGATGACGCCTTCATCGGGTTTCTCGAACAGGACACTCCGGCCGCAACCTCGGGGCCGATTCTCGACCAGCCGCCACTGACAGCCGGCTTCGTTTCAGGCAAGACACGGCAGCAGAGACTTGCCGGCGCTTTGTTCAGCTTTCAGCGTCTGTTTGCCTACACCATCCGCGAAGGCCTCGAACTGGTTCGAGATCCGATACGGCTGATGTTCGCACTGTTCGGCACCACATTGCTCATGGTGGTCTTCGGCTTGGGCATCTCCACGGATGTTAACAATTTGACCTTCGCCGTCCTAGACCGCGATCAGACACCCGAGAGCCGCGCCTATCTTGAGGAACTCAGAGGCTCGACCTACTTCGTCGAGAAATCTCCTCTTAAAGACTACGCTGATCTCGACCGACGCCTGAAGGATGGGAGCATCGACGTCAGCATCGAAATTCCGCCGAACTTCGGCATAGACATCAAGCGAGGACGTCCAGCCTGGGTTTCAGCGTGGATCGACGGTGCCATGCCGTTCCGCGCCGAGACGATCCGCGGCTATCTGAAAGGTATGCACCAGCTCTATCTTACCGATCCCGCCATAAAGACAACGCGGCCGGTTGCAGCTCTCCCGGCCGACATCGAAATCCGGTTCAAGTACAATCAGGACTTCGACAGCATCTATGCGATGGTGCCTTCGACCATTGCCATGATGCTTGCGCTGTTTCCGGCGATCCTAATGGCGCTCGCCGTCGTTCGCGAAAAGGAGCTTGGCTCGATCACCAACCTCTATGTTACGCCGGTCACGCGGCTAGAATTCCTTCTCGGCAAGCAATTGCCTTACGTCGCGGTAGCGTTGATCAATTTCGTCATCATGTTTGCGATGGCCGTTTTGCTTTTCCAGGTTCCGCTGAAGGGCAGTTTCCTGGCTCTTCTAATCGGTACTATCATCTTCGTCTTCACCACCACCGGCTACGGAATGCTCATTTCCTCATTTTGTCGCACGCAAATTGCGGCGCTGTTCGGCACTGCCATCCTGACAATCGTTCCCGCTCAGCAATTCTCAGGGATGATGACTCCCGTGTCGTCGCTGTCCGGGACCGCTCAGATCATCGGCCGCGGCTTTCCCATGAGTTATTATCGGCCGGTCGTCGTCGGCACCTTTACCAAAGGCCTCGGCTTTCCAGACCTCTGGACCAGCATCCTGCTGCTTGCTGCATTCATTCCGATTCTCACGTTGGCAAGCCTCCTGCTGGTCAGAAAACAGGAGAAGTAGAACGAGATGCGCTCGCTCTCTAACATATTCTGGCTCGGAACAAAGGAGCTTCGCAGCTTCTTCAGCGACTGGGTGCTGATGGGCCTGGTAATTTACTCGTTTTCCCTCTCCATCATCAGTCATGCACAGAGCAATTCACAAGAACTATACCATGCATCAATTGCCGTTGTTGACGAAGACCATTCGGATCTTTCGCGACGAATTACGCATGCATTTCTCATGCCCCTGTTCAAGCCGCCGGTCCTGATCGCCCAGTCCGACGTCGATCATCTAATGAATGACGGCCAATACACGTTCGTCATCGACATTCCGCCGAATTTCCAGCGCGACGTGTTGGCCGGACGCCAGCCTGGCCTACAGATCAATGTCGACGCAACCGCCATGGTTCAGGCTGGCTTGGGATCCGGTGATGCGCAGCAGATCGTCAGCACCGAGATCGCCCGGTTCCTGTCACAGGACGAATCGACACCATTATCATCTGTCAATCTAGTGATCAGGGTCGCCTTCAATCCCAACGTGACCACCGCTTGGTTTACCAGCGTCATGGGCATCATCGGCAGCATCAACATTCTGGCAATCATCTTGGCTGGTGCAGCTCTCGTGAGGGAGCGCGAACACGGCACGATGGACCATCTCATGGTCATGCCGGTCACCCCCTTCGAGATAGCGATGTCCAAGATCTGGGCCAACGGGCTCGTCATTGCGGTCGCAGTAGGTTTCTCGCTCTCTTTCGTCGTCCGGCTGCTCCTGAAAGTTCCGATTGCGGGATCCATTCCGCTGTTCTTGCTCGGCACCGTCCTTTACCTGTTCTTCGCAACGGGTCTCGGACTATTTCTTGGAACGGTTGCGCGATCGATGCCGCAGCTCGGGCTGCTCTACATGCTGATTGCGGTTCCGATGAACGTCCTATCCGGCTCCGCAACGCCATTGGAAAGCATGCCGCCCTGGCTTGCGACCGTCATGCAAGCGTCGCCCTCCACTCATTTCGTCTCGTTCGCGCAAGCGATTCTCTATCGAGGTGCAGGGCTGGACGTGGTCTGGCCGCAGTTCTTGGCCGTCTCGGGCATTGGAGCACTGTTTCTCGCCTTGTCACTCCTACGTTTCAAGGCTGCCCTGGCTTCCGCGTAGGCGATGTGAAAGACATCGAAGCCATCTGAGCTAGCGATAGCCCGACGCTGGCAATTTTTGCTCGCAATCGGCCCAAAATAGCTGCTGACGATGCTTGGCGTCTTCATCGGGGTTGCCGCACTCATTGCCATGGTCGCTGTCGAGCAAGGAGCCAACGAAGCGGTCCTGAAGCAGATCGAAAGTCTCGGGACGAATCTGTTCGTCGTGGTTCCCGGAGCGACTGCTTTCGGCGGGGCGCGGGCCGGCTTTGGGAGCGCGTCCACACTGACCACCGCGGACGTCAATGCCATTCGCCGCGAAACAATGGGCGTCGGCAGCGTGAGCTATCTGATCCGCCAGAGCGGCCAGATCCAATACATGAACCGCAATTGGACGACCAACATCCAGGGCGTCAGCGCAAATTATCCGCCGATCACCAACTGGCGCATTTTAGATGGCCGCGGCATTAGCGGTGACGATGAGCGTTCAACGGCCTTGGTTGCCGTCCTCGGTCAGTCAGCCGCCCGCCAGCTCTTCGATCCTGACCAGAGCCCCATCGGAGCCACGATCCAGGTCAAGAGCACGCCGTTGCGCGTGATAGGGTTGTTGGCGCCGAAGGGGCAGACGGCCTATGGCCAAGATCAAGACGACGTCATCATGGTGCCGTTCACGTCCGCCGAACGGAAAATTCTTGGCGTCGCCGCCCTTTCGCAAAGCCAAACTCCGCTGAACTGGGTCTATCCTCCGAGCCCCAATCCCTACAATTTGCAATCGCGGCTGACTGGCTTCGTGAACCAGATCTACATCCAGGCCAGCAGTCAGGGTGACCTGAGCGATGCAGTCGAGCAGGTCAACCATATCCTGACAAGGCGTCACAACATTCGGCCTGGCCAGCCCAACGACTTCTCGGTGCGCAACCTCAGCCAGATCGCAGAAACGGCCGAAGGCAGCAGCCGAACCATGGCCGTGCTACTCGCGGCCGTTGCCTCGATCTCCCTGCTTGTCGGTGGGATCGGCATTATGAACATCCTTCTGGTGTCCGTCACCGAGAGGACTCGCGAAATCGGACTTCGCATGGCGATCGGGGCACGCCGAATCCACGTCCTGCTTCAGTTCCTCGCGGAGGCGGTCTTTCTCAGCGTCAGTGGCGGACTTGCAGGAATCCTGACCGGCGTCGCTTTCCCGCTCGCCTTGCCGCCCCTGTTCGGCTGGCCGGCGCTGATATCGTTGTCAGCCGTGCTCGGCGGCCTCGCATTTTCGGCCGCGGTCGGAATTTTCTTCGGTTACTATCCAGCCCGCAAAGCAGCCCGTCTAAATCCGATCGAGGCCCTGCGATACGAATAGGAGGCCGGCCGCAATCGTGCGTCGCTCTGGTAACCGGAGTCACTCAGGCGCGGAAAATCTGATGCCGCACGACGACCCGAGAACTCCTCGGGTACGTGCGGCATTTCGGAAGCCTGCAGCGTGCTTTAGGAGGCGTTGGCACGGCGCGGATCGAGCGTCAACCTATCCTCCAACCTGCTGGCAGCTGTCTCGGCATGACGCCCGACGACGCCGGCCATCTCGTCGGTATCGTTTCGGAGAGCGATTTTCTGAGACGCAGCGAAATCGGCACCGGTCGCAAGCGCGCCGCCTGGCTGCAGTCCTTCCTCGGGCCGGGAAAAGCGGCGACCGAGTACGTCCATGAACGTGGGCGCAAGGTCGAGGACGTCATGACGCCGGATCCGATCACGGTCACCGAGAGCACTCCGCTTGAGACACTCGTCGCCCTGATGGAGAAGAATGGCATCAAACGGCTTCCAGTCACGAGTGATGGAACATTGAAGGGTATCGTCACAGGACCAACATTTTGCAAGCAGTCGCAAGTCTGGCGCATGAAATCCCCGATCCCACCGCGGATGACGATCACATCCGCGATCGAATTCTGCGCACGGTCAATGAGACCGACTGGGGACCGATCGGGTTTGACGCATCGGTCCGGAACGGCGTCGTTCATCTCCACGGCATCATCACGACCGACAAGTCTCGCCAGGCGACAAAGGTAGCTGCTGAAAATACCGCCGGCGTCAAGGAAGTCCACGACCACCTCTGCTTCGTCGACACGTGGTCCGGCTTCTACGTTGAATCGCCAGAAGACATGAAAGCCGCAAGCTGAAGCGGGCGGATCGTGCGCATCCTCTTTATGCTTGCAGCGCCGCTTACGGCGCTGTTCGGGACACAGCCGAATACGGCCTGCCGTAACGTAGAGCGAGAGTCGTGCACGTTCAGGCCGCAGGGACAACTCTCATCGTACGCGGAATCAAGGCTTGCGCGTTGATGGTCCAGACATTCACAAGCGGTCGGCCGTCGCGTAGTGATCGATGGCGGCCAAAAGCATATTGACCTGTCCGTTTCCCCACAGAGGCAGTAGGACTCTGGAGAAGCTGTAGCCGGATAACAGTGTCAGGCGAAGGAACGTCGGCGCGGCGGCCTCCACCGTCGCGCTGCTCTGGGCGCGCAGAAAGCTGAAGTTCACGTTCGGCGAAATCTCGTCGAGGAAGCGTCCAACCACCGCACCACCCTGCAAGCTATCGCTCATAAGTTCGAAGCGGTAGCGCTCCGGCGACTCGGACACGCTCAGCAAGAAAGGAGTTCCCGGCAGATTGGGTAGGCTCTGAACACCGAGGTCGTCAGCAAAAGGCATTCCATTCTCGCCGCGCCTTAGGCCCTCCCAGATAGAGACGACTGGCTGAAGTCTGGCATCGACGCGATCAGGAACCGGAAAGGGATTGTGGCAGCGCATCATCTCGCTCCCGTGAGAACTGCAATTAGTATCTAGATGGTTCTTTCAGCCCCCTCTTGATCTTCATCAATCGGACAATCGATAGGCTCTGCATTGTTTCTTCATTCACGGCATTCAAAGGGCGGCAATGGTCAAGATCCAAGGTGCGCCGCAGATGTCACTGGCGCCGAACTCCGGTTTCGTGTGGGGCGTCTCGACGTCAAGTTTTCAAATCGAGGGTGCGGCGCGCATCGATGGTCGCGGCGACAGCATCTGGGATGTCTATTGCCGCGAGCCCGGTCGCGTCAGAAATGGCGATACCGGCGAAACCGCTTGCGATCACTATCACCGCTACAAGGAAGACGTTGCACTTATGCGCGATCTTGGCATCGACGCATACCGCTTCTCGATCTCGTGGCCGCGGGTTCTGCCCAAAGGACGCGGCGCAGCCAACGAGGCCGGGCTGGCCTTCTACGATAGATTGATTGATGAGCTGCTCGCATCAGGCATCGAACCCTGGATATGCCTCTAT of the Bradyrhizobium quebecense genome contains:
- a CDS encoding ABC transporter permease codes for the protein MRSLSNIFWLGTKELRSFFSDWVLMGLVIYSFSLSIISHAQSNSQELYHASIAVVDEDHSDLSRRITHAFLMPLFKPPVLIAQSDVDHLMNDGQYTFVIDIPPNFQRDVLAGRQPGLQINVDATAMVQAGLGSGDAQQIVSTEIARFLSQDESTPLSSVNLVIRVAFNPNVTTAWFTSVMGIIGSINILAIILAGAALVREREHGTMDHLMVMPVTPFEIAMSKIWANGLVIAVAVGFSLSFVVRLLLKVPIAGSIPLFLLGTVLYLFFATGLGLFLGTVARSMPQLGLLYMLIAVPMNVLSGSATPLESMPPWLATVMQASPSTHFVSFAQAILYRGAGLDVVWPQFLAVSGIGALFLALSLLRFKAALASA
- a CDS encoding ABC transporter permease, with the protein product MLGVFIGVAALIAMVAVEQGANEAVLKQIESLGTNLFVVVPGATAFGGARAGFGSASTLTTADVNAIRRETMGVGSVSYLIRQSGQIQYMNRNWTTNIQGVSANYPPITNWRILDGRGISGDDERSTALVAVLGQSAARQLFDPDQSPIGATIQVKSTPLRVIGLLAPKGQTAYGQDQDDVIMVPFTSAERKILGVAALSQSQTPLNWVYPPSPNPYNLQSRLTGFVNQIYIQASSQGDLSDAVEQVNHILTRRHNIRPGQPNDFSVRNLSQIAETAEGSSRTMAVLLAAVASISLLVGGIGIMNILLVSVTERTREIGLRMAIGARRIHVLLQFLAEAVFLSVSGGLAGILTGVAFPLALPPLFGWPALISLSAVLGGLAFSAAVGIFFGYYPARKAARLNPIEALRYE